The following coding sequences lie in one Myxococcus xanthus genomic window:
- a CDS encoding patatin-like phospholipase family protein: MASHLTLLAGPDALRLVRERGLRGDDVDVVPGASGGPKWLVLAGLDRALFAGLFQNRSRPLHLIGSSIGSWRLACVAQKDPVLALRRFEAAYIDQRYPPKPTPTQVSETCERILDALLGEDGEAEILGHPWARLHVVTALCRGAVGMEGPGAQLLGLVLCALGNMVSRRTLGLHMERVIFHTAGDTSPFAGLKDLPSTHLPLTRENLRLALLASGSIPLLFSGVRIPGAPAGVFRDGGVVDYHLDLDFGPGTGLVLYPHFYPYVVPGWFDKSLRWRRARPQNFRRALLIAPSQALVARLPGGRIPDRVDFERMKDAERMRAWNQVVSESERMGDELHELMATGRLAEHVRPL, from the coding sequence ATGGCCTCCCACCTCACGCTCCTGGCCGGGCCGGACGCGCTCCGGCTCGTTCGCGAACGAGGCTTGCGCGGAGACGACGTGGACGTCGTCCCCGGCGCCTCCGGCGGTCCGAAGTGGCTGGTGCTGGCGGGACTGGACCGGGCGCTCTTCGCCGGCCTCTTCCAGAACCGCTCGCGCCCCCTCCACCTCATCGGCAGTTCCATTGGAAGCTGGCGGCTCGCCTGCGTGGCCCAGAAGGACCCGGTGCTGGCCTTGCGCCGCTTCGAGGCGGCGTACATCGACCAACGCTATCCGCCCAAGCCCACGCCCACTCAAGTGAGCGAGACCTGCGAGCGCATCCTGGATGCGCTGCTGGGCGAGGACGGTGAAGCGGAGATTCTGGGCCACCCCTGGGCACGGCTGCATGTCGTCACCGCGCTGTGCCGGGGGGCGGTGGGAATGGAAGGCCCGGGGGCGCAGCTCTTAGGGCTCGTGCTCTGCGCCCTGGGCAACATGGTCAGCCGGCGGACGCTGGGGCTCCACATGGAGCGCGTCATCTTCCACACGGCCGGGGACACCAGCCCCTTCGCCGGGCTCAAGGACCTGCCCTCCACCCACCTGCCACTGACGCGGGAGAACCTGCGACTGGCGCTGCTGGCGTCAGGCTCCATCCCCCTGCTCTTCAGCGGCGTGCGTATTCCCGGCGCGCCCGCGGGCGTGTTTCGCGACGGCGGCGTGGTCGACTACCACCTGGACCTGGACTTCGGCCCGGGCACGGGCCTGGTGCTGTACCCGCACTTCTACCCGTACGTGGTGCCGGGCTGGTTCGACAAGTCGCTGCGGTGGCGGCGGGCACGGCCCCAGAACTTCCGCCGGGCGCTGCTCATCGCCCCGTCCCAGGCGTTGGTGGCCCGCCTTCCCGGAGGCCGGATTCCGGACCGGGTCGACTTCGAACGGATGAAGGACGCCGAGCGCATGCGCGCCTGGAACCAGGTGGTCTCCGAGAGCGAGCGCATGGGCGACGAGCTACACGAGCTGATGGCCACCGGACGCCTCGCGGAGCACGTGCGGCCCCTCTGA
- a CDS encoding amidase yields MKKTAASPGSPVGLSRRTLLGGTAAATALASLDAPAYAAPTPARPFELAEATVVDLQAAMKAGELTAQGLAERYLARIADWDSRGRLPLRSVIELNPDALATAAALDQERREKGPRGPLHGIPVLLKDNIATADQMQTTAGSLALVGARPPRDAFIVERLRAAGAVILGKTNLSEWANFRSTRSASGWSARGGQTRNPYALDRTPSGSSSGAGAATAANFCAVSVGTETDGSIVSPSAASALVGLKPTVGLVSRSGIIPISHSQDTAGPMTRTVADAAALLSVLAGVDPLDAATAASRGNAHADYTRFLDVDGLKGARIGVPRERFFGYHPATDALVEEALALMKSRGAILVDPAPIPAAAQVAAPELEVLLYEFKAGLEAYLATLEEGTAPRTLADLIRYNEAHAPSELPYFGQELFHMAQAKGPLTDKAYLKALQACRRLSRAQGLNAVMKKHKLDALVAPTQAPVGLIDPINGDHWLGSSSTPSAVSGYASITVPAGFVYGLPVGLSFVGGAWSEPVLLKLAYAYEQASKHRRPPTFAETADLRVHAGAGGPTAKP; encoded by the coding sequence ATGAAGAAAACCGCAGCCTCTCCCGGCTCCCCGGTGGGCCTCAGCCGCCGCACCCTCCTGGGCGGAACGGCCGCTGCCACGGCGCTCGCCTCACTGGATGCCCCCGCCTACGCGGCCCCGACGCCCGCGCGGCCCTTCGAACTGGCCGAGGCCACCGTGGTGGACCTCCAAGCCGCGATGAAGGCAGGCGAGCTCACCGCGCAAGGCCTCGCGGAGCGCTACCTCGCGCGCATCGCCGACTGGGACTCGCGCGGGCGCCTCCCTCTGCGCTCCGTCATCGAGCTGAACCCAGACGCGCTCGCCACGGCCGCCGCGCTCGACCAGGAGCGCCGCGAGAAGGGGCCCCGGGGCCCGCTGCACGGCATCCCGGTGCTCCTCAAGGACAACATCGCCACCGCGGACCAGATGCAGACGACGGCGGGTTCCCTGGCGTTGGTGGGCGCGCGGCCGCCTCGGGACGCGTTCATCGTGGAGCGCCTGCGAGCCGCGGGCGCGGTCATCCTGGGCAAGACGAACCTGAGCGAGTGGGCCAACTTCCGCTCCACGCGCTCGGCCAGTGGCTGGAGCGCGCGGGGTGGCCAGACGCGCAACCCGTATGCGCTCGACAGGACGCCTTCGGGTTCCAGTTCGGGGGCGGGCGCGGCCACGGCGGCCAACTTCTGCGCCGTGTCCGTGGGCACGGAGACGGATGGCTCCATCGTGTCGCCCTCGGCGGCCAGCGCGTTGGTGGGGCTCAAGCCGACGGTGGGACTGGTGAGCCGCTCCGGCATCATTCCCATCTCCCACAGCCAGGACACGGCTGGGCCCATGACGCGCACCGTGGCGGATGCCGCGGCGCTGTTGAGCGTGCTCGCGGGCGTGGACCCTTTGGACGCGGCGACGGCGGCGAGTCGGGGCAATGCCCATGCGGACTACACCCGGTTCCTCGACGTGGACGGGCTGAAGGGCGCTCGCATCGGCGTGCCCCGGGAGCGCTTCTTCGGCTACCACCCGGCCACCGACGCGCTCGTGGAGGAGGCCCTGGCCTTGATGAAGTCCCGCGGCGCCATCCTCGTGGATCCGGCGCCGATTCCCGCGGCGGCGCAGGTGGCCGCCCCCGAACTGGAGGTCCTCCTCTACGAGTTCAAGGCGGGGCTGGAGGCCTACCTTGCGACGCTGGAGGAGGGGACGGCCCCTCGCACGCTCGCGGACCTCATCCGCTACAACGAAGCGCACGCGCCGTCGGAGCTGCCGTACTTCGGCCAGGAGCTCTTCCACATGGCTCAGGCCAAGGGGCCCCTGACGGACAAGGCCTATCTCAAGGCCCTCCAGGCCTGCCGCCGTCTGTCGCGCGCGCAGGGGCTGAACGCGGTGATGAAGAAGCACAAGCTGGATGCGCTGGTCGCGCCGACGCAGGCGCCCGTGGGGCTCATCGACCCCATCAACGGTGACCACTGGCTGGGCAGCAGCTCCACGCCCTCGGCTGTATCAGGCTACGCCTCCATCACCGTGCCCGCGGGGTTCGTGTACGGCTTGCCCGTGGGGCTGTCCTTCGTCGGCGGGGCCTGGAGCGAGCCCGTCCTGTTGAAGCTGGCCTATGCCTATGAGCAGGCGTCGAAGCACCGGCGTCCGCCCACCTTCGCGGAGACGGCGGACCTGCGGGTGCACGCTGGCGCGGGAGGCCCAACCGCGAAGCCCTGA
- a CDS encoding DUF1330 domain-containing protein yields MAVDPQHTDVERFMQEDPGGPVVILNLVRFKEGGRASYEAYASAVMPFIQKVGAQPLYAGDGSTALVADPGQTWDAVLLVRYPSRAAFLQMVADPEYQHIAHLRTEALQEAVLQATTPWATSPEP; encoded by the coding sequence ATGGCCGTCGATCCCCAGCACACCGACGTTGAACGCTTCATGCAGGAGGATCCGGGAGGCCCCGTGGTCATCCTGAACCTGGTGCGCTTCAAGGAAGGCGGCCGCGCGTCCTACGAGGCCTACGCGAGCGCGGTGATGCCCTTCATCCAGAAGGTGGGCGCCCAGCCCCTCTACGCTGGAGACGGCTCCACGGCGCTGGTGGCCGATCCCGGACAGACGTGGGACGCGGTGCTCCTGGTCCGCTATCCCAGCCGCGCCGCCTTCCTGCAGATGGTGGCGGACCCGGAGTACCAGCACATCGCGCACCTGCGCACGGAGGCACTCCAGGAAGCCGTGCTCCAGGCCACCACGCCCTGGGCCACGTCGCCGGAGCCCTGA
- the mepA gene encoding myxosortase-dependent M36 family metallopeptidase MepA has translation MESPHVRRLVATLSGLALVLSGTSSVARTLPNYDALQDAKPAGRAAAGFKPVNSSLKGARVAHKDSLTGSPTFIWTHPTSEQTKLRGEYAKMSPAKAALAQISAHAPLYGLASFEAAGAKVTNVSTNTQGVKVVTLAQESSGIEVFRQSLKVLLNKHNQVVAISGSLSKHASVEIPKGKARFTVPAAEAIAVAYKDLTGAALDRNLLTRVSDAKKGDKYSHFTLASYARPLEEGFVIPARAKQVYFPLPGKLVPAYYVEINTGRANSVDSDYFAYVVSATDGQLLMRNDLKAHAEFSYRVFSDATPPYTPHDGPIGSGGTPHPTGTPDGYVSPYVPANLITLESLPFSRNDPWLPDGATETQGNNVDAYADLTAPDYFNAGDLRASVTAPGVFDRTIDFGIQPNANAEQIAAATTSLFFLNNWLHDWYYDAGFDEASGNAQHDNFGRGGMGGDRLQAQAQDYSGTDNANMLTPADGASPRMQMYLFAGPRNSRLTANAPAQVAGDYQGGVSSSFGPQTFNVTGDAVAALDAANTAGPTDRDGCTALTNAAEVAGKIAIIDRGGCDFVIKVTNAQNAGAIGVIIHDNVAGPTIDLGGDSTTITIPTLRVNLDDGNVLRSGLPALNVTLWRGPTTWIDGTIDNAIVAHEWGHYISNRLVANSSGLVNNQGRAMGEGWGDFTALLMMVRAEDINVPSNANWNGAYAAAGYATRADANSEFFGIRRGTYSSDQTKNALSFRHIMDGVALPTGVPFNGNTGLPNSQVHNSGEIWATMLWECYTSLLRAHPFQEAQDRMKSYLVNGYKLTPAAPTYLEARDAVIAAAYANDPADAERFWTAFAKRGAGVGAVAPDRYSTNHAGVVESFVVGSAIQIVSAEFIDDVEAGSCDLDGILDNGETGRIEVTVRNAGALTASASSVNLSSAFSGLEFGNGGQASFPAIPVFGEATVSIPVSLTGATGQQDVTIDIAARDAGQAIPGDITDSIILTTHFDERPNSSNIEDVQITPSKLPWTTEYDEALTPAVFSVVTFDDGNRTFYAENTASFADVRLISPELHVSATEPFVINFLHAWDFEDDYDGATVEISEDGGNTWVDIGDPIHNTILETYPGNDNPLAGKPALSGYNPQFPGMLPATIDLGTAYAGKTVQVRFRVGTDMSFGYTGWLLDDLEFNGITNTPFTTIAAEDGVCVNPWPIANAGPDRSIAPGELVSLYGSAADPEGQPVTFTWAQTSGPAVTLAGANTLTPSFTAPQVTEATALVFTLTVSDGVKTATDSVTVTVALPNHAPTVNAGLDGIVEERAAYTLSGSASDEDGDALTYLWTQVSGTPVAVKDYTTPTATFIAPEVTLDEPLVFRLTVSDGIATANDTVTVTVTNANRAPIVSDTSVAFAAGTVTVTASAVDPDGDALSYSWEQTGGSTVAINGAGTSAISFATPVPGSYEFTVTATDGSASASKAVPVTIIDGSLPANSAPTVNAGIDATANAGDTVTLSGSASDAEGDTLTYHWEQIGGTDVTLTGADTLTPSFTAPSTVNGDTLGFILTVSDGTSTTSDVVRVLVAADPGANPSNTAPEADAGESAVVAEGATVTLNGTATDADGDTLVIVWTQIGGTPVTLSDASSLTPTFTTPASSEPLTFLLTVSDGTATVVDVTSISVTEENVAPVASARAVLSGNQTSATLDGSASSDANGDALTYRWTQVSGPNATISGADQAVAVVNLPDLDDKTASFSFRLTVTDSAGAESSNTVQFSARNGGDSGGCSATGAGAPVGMIGLALLGLLRRRRLN, from the coding sequence ATGGAGTCTCCCCACGTGAGAAGGTTGGTTGCCACGCTGTCCGGGCTTGCCCTGGTACTGTCCGGTACCAGTTCCGTCGCCCGGACGTTGCCGAACTACGATGCACTCCAGGACGCGAAGCCCGCGGGCCGTGCCGCCGCGGGATTCAAGCCGGTCAACAGCAGCCTGAAGGGGGCGCGGGTCGCCCACAAGGACTCGCTGACCGGTTCCCCGACGTTCATCTGGACGCACCCGACCTCGGAGCAGACGAAGCTCCGTGGCGAGTACGCGAAGATGTCTCCCGCCAAGGCGGCGCTGGCGCAGATTTCTGCCCACGCTCCTCTCTACGGTCTCGCTTCGTTTGAGGCCGCGGGCGCGAAGGTCACCAACGTCAGCACCAACACGCAGGGCGTGAAGGTCGTGACGCTGGCCCAGGAGTCCTCGGGGATCGAGGTCTTCCGCCAGTCGCTGAAGGTGCTGCTGAACAAGCACAACCAGGTGGTTGCCATCTCCGGCAGCCTCTCCAAGCACGCTTCCGTGGAGATCCCGAAGGGCAAGGCGCGCTTCACCGTGCCCGCGGCCGAGGCGATCGCCGTGGCCTACAAGGACCTCACGGGCGCCGCGCTGGACCGCAACCTGCTCACCCGCGTGAGCGACGCGAAGAAGGGCGACAAGTACTCGCACTTCACTCTGGCCAGCTACGCGCGTCCGCTCGAGGAGGGGTTTGTCATCCCCGCCCGCGCGAAGCAGGTCTACTTCCCGCTGCCTGGCAAGCTGGTCCCCGCGTACTACGTGGAGATCAACACGGGCCGCGCGAACAGCGTGGACTCGGACTACTTCGCGTACGTCGTCTCCGCCACCGACGGTCAGTTGCTGATGCGCAACGACCTGAAGGCGCACGCGGAGTTCAGCTACCGCGTGTTCTCGGACGCGACGCCGCCGTACACGCCGCACGACGGTCCGATCGGCAGCGGCGGTACGCCGCACCCGACCGGCACCCCGGACGGCTACGTCTCGCCGTACGTTCCGGCGAACCTGATCACCCTCGAGAGCCTCCCGTTCAGCCGGAACGATCCCTGGCTGCCGGACGGCGCGACGGAGACGCAGGGTAACAACGTCGACGCGTACGCGGACCTCACCGCGCCGGACTACTTCAACGCCGGCGACCTCCGCGCTTCCGTCACGGCTCCGGGCGTGTTCGACCGGACCATCGACTTCGGCATCCAGCCGAACGCCAACGCGGAGCAGATCGCCGCGGCGACGACGAGCCTGTTCTTCCTGAACAACTGGCTCCACGACTGGTACTACGACGCCGGCTTCGACGAGGCCTCCGGCAACGCCCAGCATGACAACTTCGGGCGTGGCGGCATGGGTGGTGACCGTCTGCAGGCGCAGGCGCAGGACTACAGCGGCACCGACAACGCCAACATGCTCACGCCGGCGGACGGTGCGTCGCCGCGCATGCAGATGTACCTGTTCGCCGGCCCGCGCAACTCGCGCCTGACGGCGAACGCTCCGGCGCAGGTCGCGGGTGACTACCAGGGTGGCGTCTCCTCCTCCTTCGGTCCGCAGACCTTCAACGTCACCGGCGACGCGGTAGCGGCGCTGGACGCGGCCAACACCGCGGGTCCGACCGACCGTGACGGCTGCACCGCGCTGACCAACGCGGCCGAGGTCGCTGGCAAGATCGCCATCATCGACCGCGGCGGCTGCGACTTCGTCATCAAGGTGACCAACGCGCAGAACGCGGGCGCCATCGGCGTCATCATCCACGACAACGTCGCGGGTCCCACGATCGACCTGGGTGGCGACTCCACCACCATCACCATCCCCACGCTTCGCGTGAACCTGGATGATGGCAACGTGCTGCGCAGCGGCCTGCCGGCGCTCAACGTCACCCTGTGGCGTGGCCCGACCACGTGGATCGACGGCACCATCGACAACGCCATCGTGGCGCACGAGTGGGGCCACTACATCAGCAACCGCCTCGTCGCGAACTCGTCCGGTCTGGTGAACAACCAGGGCCGCGCGATGGGCGAGGGCTGGGGTGACTTCACCGCCCTGCTGATGATGGTTCGCGCCGAGGACATCAACGTCCCGTCCAACGCGAACTGGAACGGCGCCTACGCCGCCGCGGGCTACGCCACGCGCGCGGACGCGAACTCCGAGTTCTTCGGTATCCGCCGTGGCACGTACTCGTCGGACCAGACCAAGAACGCGCTGTCGTTCCGTCACATCATGGACGGCGTGGCGCTGCCCACGGGCGTGCCGTTCAACGGCAACACGGGTCTGCCGAACTCGCAGGTCCACAACTCCGGCGAGATCTGGGCGACGATGCTGTGGGAGTGCTACACGTCGCTGCTCCGCGCGCATCCGTTCCAGGAGGCGCAGGACCGGATGAAGAGCTACCTGGTGAACGGGTATAAGCTCACGCCGGCGGCCCCCACCTACCTGGAGGCGCGTGACGCCGTCATCGCGGCGGCCTACGCCAACGACCCGGCGGACGCCGAGCGGTTCTGGACGGCCTTCGCCAAGCGCGGCGCGGGCGTCGGTGCCGTGGCTCCGGACCGCTACTCCACGAACCACGCCGGTGTCGTGGAGAGCTTCGTGGTCGGCTCGGCCATCCAGATCGTGTCGGCCGAGTTCATCGACGACGTCGAGGCTGGCTCGTGCGACCTCGACGGCATCCTGGACAACGGTGAGACGGGCCGCATCGAGGTCACCGTGCGCAATGCGGGCGCGCTGACTGCGTCCGCCTCCAGCGTCAACCTGTCCTCCGCCTTCTCGGGTCTCGAGTTCGGCAACGGTGGTCAGGCGAGCTTCCCGGCCATCCCCGTGTTCGGTGAGGCCACGGTCTCCATCCCGGTCTCGCTCACGGGCGCGACGGGCCAGCAGGACGTGACCATCGACATCGCGGCGCGTGATGCGGGCCAGGCGATCCCCGGCGACATCACGGATAGCATCATCCTCACGACGCACTTCGACGAGCGTCCGAACTCCTCCAACATCGAGGACGTTCAGATCACCCCGTCCAAGCTGCCCTGGACCACCGAGTACGACGAGGCCCTGACCCCGGCCGTGTTCAGCGTGGTCACGTTCGACGACGGCAACCGCACGTTCTACGCGGAGAACACCGCTTCCTTCGCCGACGTCCGCCTCATCTCGCCTGAGCTGCACGTCAGCGCGACCGAGCCCTTCGTGATCAACTTCCTGCACGCTTGGGACTTCGAGGATGACTACGACGGCGCCACGGTCGAAATCTCCGAGGACGGTGGCAACACCTGGGTGGACATCGGCGATCCGATCCACAACACGATTCTCGAGACCTACCCGGGCAACGATAACCCGCTGGCTGGCAAGCCCGCGCTGTCCGGTTACAACCCGCAGTTCCCGGGCATGCTCCCCGCGACCATCGATCTGGGCACGGCCTACGCCGGCAAGACGGTGCAGGTCCGCTTCCGCGTCGGTACGGACATGAGCTTCGGCTACACGGGCTGGCTGCTGGACGACCTCGAGTTCAACGGCATCACGAATACTCCGTTCACCACCATCGCGGCTGAGGATGGCGTCTGTGTGAACCCCTGGCCCATCGCCAACGCCGGTCCGGACCGGTCCATCGCGCCGGGTGAACTGGTGAGCCTCTACGGTTCGGCTGCCGATCCGGAAGGCCAGCCGGTGACCTTCACCTGGGCACAGACGTCTGGCCCCGCGGTCACCCTGGCGGGTGCCAACACCCTGACGCCGTCGTTCACGGCGCCGCAGGTCACCGAGGCCACCGCACTGGTGTTCACGCTGACCGTCTCCGACGGCGTCAAGACGGCCACGGACTCGGTGACCGTGACGGTGGCGCTGCCCAACCATGCACCCACCGTGAACGCGGGCCTCGACGGCATTGTCGAGGAGCGCGCTGCGTACACGCTGAGCGGCTCCGCCAGCGACGAGGACGGCGATGCCCTCACGTACCTGTGGACCCAGGTCTCCGGTACGCCGGTGGCGGTGAAGGACTACACCACGCCGACGGCGACGTTCATCGCGCCCGAGGTCACGCTGGATGAGCCGCTGGTCTTCCGTCTGACGGTCAGCGACGGCATCGCCACGGCGAACGACACGGTCACCGTGACGGTCACCAACGCGAACCGCGCGCCCATCGTCTCCGACACGTCCGTGGCCTTCGCCGCGGGTACTGTCACCGTGACGGCCTCCGCGGTCGACCCGGATGGTGATGCGCTCAGCTATAGCTGGGAGCAGACGGGTGGTTCGACGGTTGCCATCAATGGCGCCGGCACGTCCGCCATCTCCTTCGCCACCCCGGTCCCGGGCTCGTACGAGTTCACCGTGACGGCGACGGACGGCTCGGCCTCTGCCTCCAAGGCGGTGCCGGTGACCATCATCGATGGTTCTCTGCCGGCGAACTCGGCGCCGACCGTGAACGCGGGTATCGATGCCACGGCGAACGCCGGCGACACCGTGACGCTCAGCGGCTCCGCGAGCGACGCCGAGGGTGACACGCTGACGTATCACTGGGAGCAGATCGGTGGCACGGATGTGACCCTGACGGGCGCCGACACCCTGACGCCGTCGTTCACCGCGCCGAGCACGGTCAACGGTGACACGCTGGGCTTCATCCTGACGGTCAGCGACGGCACCTCGACCACCAGCGACGTCGTGCGCGTCCTCGTGGCGGCGGACCCGGGTGCAAACCCGAGCAACACTGCTCCGGAAGCGGACGCGGGCGAGTCGGCCGTCGTGGCGGAGGGCGCCACCGTGACGCTCAACGGCACGGCGACCGACGCTGACGGTGACACGCTCGTCATCGTCTGGACGCAGATCGGCGGCACGCCCGTGACGCTGTCTGACGCGTCCTCGCTGACGCCGACGTTCACCACCCCGGCCTCCTCCGAGCCGCTGACCTTCCTCCTGACGGTCAGCGACGGTACGGCGACTGTGGTCGACGTGACGTCCATCAGCGTGACCGAGGAGAACGTCGCGCCGGTGGCGTCCGCTCGCGCGGTGCTCTCTGGCAACCAGACGTCGGCCACGCTCGACGGCTCGGCTTCCAGCGACGCGAACGGCGATGCGCTGACGTACCGCTGGACGCAGGTCTCCGGTCCGAACGCGACCATCTCCGGCGCGGACCAGGCGGTTGCGGTCGTCAACCTGCCTGACCTCGACGACAAGACGGCGTCGTTCTCGTTCCGCCTGACGGTGACGGACTCCGCGGGCGCCGAGAGCAGCAACACCGTGCAGTTCTCCGCCCGCAACGGCGGTGACAGCGGTGGCTGCTCCGCGACGGGCGCGGGCGCTCCGGTCGGGATGATCGGCCTGGCGCTGCTCGGCCTGCTGCGCCGCCGTCGTCTGAACTGA
- a CDS encoding aromatic alcohol reductase, translating into MDTEITHVLLVGGTGRFGGRLASALLARPGIHLHVLVRPGTRSDALVRLAEHGVTLVSGTLDDMRSLDSALEGVDAVVAAVSGPPEVQVEGQLRLLDSARRHGVIRFIPSDYSLDYTDADAGDAFMDAHRRVADAVVKSGVPYTFVLCGAFMETALSPQAQVFDFARGVVSYWGTGDEPFDVTAMTDAARWVAEVVVDPHAAGRRLEFVGDVATVNDVAALYEALTGQRLRRVCRGSVEDLRRQLVRARPEGVSVQVSSAQLSLLSQLAGKGRLRDPANAEYPRLRPTTLRDFLDARWMVPASARETLPLASQP; encoded by the coding sequence ATGGACACCGAGATCACGCATGTTCTGCTGGTCGGCGGTACGGGGCGTTTTGGCGGCAGGTTGGCGTCGGCGCTGCTGGCGCGTCCCGGCATCCACCTGCACGTGTTGGTACGTCCGGGCACGCGCAGTGATGCGCTGGTGCGCCTGGCGGAGCATGGGGTGACGTTGGTGAGCGGGACGCTGGATGACATGCGCTCGCTCGATTCGGCGTTGGAGGGCGTGGACGCGGTGGTCGCCGCCGTGAGCGGACCACCCGAGGTGCAAGTGGAAGGGCAACTCCGCTTGCTGGACTCCGCGCGGCGGCATGGCGTCATCCGCTTCATCCCTTCGGACTACTCGCTGGACTACACCGATGCGGACGCGGGTGACGCCTTCATGGATGCGCACCGCCGTGTCGCCGACGCCGTGGTGAAGAGTGGCGTGCCGTACACCTTCGTCCTGTGCGGCGCGTTCATGGAGACGGCGCTGTCGCCGCAGGCGCAGGTGTTCGACTTCGCGCGCGGCGTTGTCTCGTACTGGGGCACGGGAGACGAGCCCTTCGACGTCACCGCGATGACGGATGCGGCGCGATGGGTGGCGGAAGTGGTGGTGGATCCTCACGCCGCGGGCCGGCGGCTGGAGTTCGTGGGTGACGTGGCGACGGTGAATGACGTGGCCGCCCTGTACGAAGCGCTGACCGGTCAGCGCTTGCGCCGCGTGTGCAGGGGAAGCGTGGAGGACCTTCGCCGGCAACTCGTTCGCGCGCGTCCCGAAGGCGTGTCGGTCCAGGTGTCTTCCGCGCAGCTGAGTCTGCTCTCGCAGCTTGCGGGGAAGGGGAGACTGCGCGATCCGGCCAATGCCGAGTACCCGCGGCTCCGGCCCACGACGTTGCGCGACTTCCTTGACGCACGGTGGATGGTGCCAGCATCCGCGCGGGAGACGTTGCCACTCGCTTCACAGCCGTAG
- a CDS encoding 2OG-Fe(II) oxygenase: MRAYITRREALPRSTLLELRTALLGSRFVARSPLMGTFQASRGFAFIFTHEGRATLEARFPFLVPYLGRVLDPASATGLLPWHERLWGSRRERPVPNAFYLNLLLLDAGRGVGRHIDATLQEPSGVPDATPRHVSVLYLQVPERAQGGELRLLQNDTPVGEIRPREGLLVHFRGDLQHEVRPFTGSQEGASRASLVCEQYVFPPEALARIPAFRIQSKAGFAAYLDHQREQPGGGSVGTLE; encoded by the coding sequence GTGCGCGCTTACATCACCCGCCGAGAGGCCTTGCCCCGCAGCACGCTTCTTGAGCTGCGGACCGCCCTGCTCGGCTCGCGCTTCGTGGCACGCAGTCCGTTGATGGGGACGTTCCAGGCCAGCCGGGGGTTTGCCTTCATCTTCACGCACGAGGGCCGCGCCACGTTGGAGGCCCGCTTCCCCTTTTTGGTGCCCTACCTGGGCCGCGTGCTGGACCCGGCAAGTGCGACAGGATTGTTGCCTTGGCATGAGCGGCTCTGGGGTTCGCGGCGGGAGCGGCCCGTCCCCAATGCATTCTATCTCAACCTCCTGTTGCTCGATGCGGGGCGCGGCGTGGGGCGACACATCGACGCGACACTGCAGGAGCCCAGCGGCGTCCCCGATGCGACGCCCCGGCACGTGAGTGTGCTGTATCTCCAGGTCCCCGAGCGCGCCCAGGGCGGCGAGCTGCGCCTGCTCCAGAATGACACCCCCGTGGGTGAAATCCGCCCTCGAGAGGGCCTGCTGGTGCACTTCCGCGGCGACCTCCAACATGAGGTGCGGCCCTTCACTGGCAGCCAGGAAGGCGCGAGCCGCGCCAGCCTCGTGTGTGAGCAATACGTCTTCCCGCCCGAGGCGCTCGCCCGAATCCCCGCCTTCCGCATCCAATCCAAGGCAGGCTTCGCCGCGTATCTCGACCACCAGCGCGAGCAGCCCGGTGGCGGCTCCGTGGGCACATTGGAATAG